Proteins encoded together in one Aurantiacibacter aquimixticola window:
- a CDS encoding competence/damage-inducible protein A, whose translation MSDKIWTAALVVIGDEILSGRTQDRNIAQIASWLQVQGIRLAEVRVVSDDEDAIVEAVNALRARNDYLFTTGGIGPTHDDITVDAVAKALGVDVVVHPDARAILERYYADKPGGLTEARLRMARVPDGAELIPNRISGAPGIRHGHLFVMAGVPHITAQMLDGLTGELEGGAPLITETVGCWTAESEVADILREVESAHDDCQIGSYPFFREGRVGANFVVRSTSAEVLASAVDTLCEALGEEGHDFTPGGI comes from the coding sequence ATGAGCGACAAGATATGGACTGCAGCATTGGTGGTGATCGGGGACGAGATCCTCTCCGGTCGCACGCAGGACAGGAACATCGCCCAGATCGCCAGCTGGTTGCAGGTGCAAGGCATTCGCCTCGCCGAAGTGCGCGTGGTTTCCGACGATGAGGATGCCATCGTCGAGGCCGTGAATGCCTTGCGCGCACGCAACGACTATCTTTTCACCACCGGCGGCATCGGACCGACGCATGACGACATTACCGTGGATGCGGTGGCGAAGGCGCTGGGCGTCGACGTGGTCGTGCATCCGGACGCGCGCGCCATTCTGGAGCGCTACTATGCCGACAAGCCGGGCGGGCTGACCGAGGCGCGGCTGCGCATGGCGCGCGTGCCCGACGGCGCGGAGCTGATCCCCAATCGCATCTCCGGCGCGCCCGGCATCCGGCACGGCCATCTCTTTGTGATGGCAGGCGTGCCGCACATCACCGCACAGATGCTGGACGGGCTGACCGGAGAGCTCGAGGGCGGCGCGCCGCTCATCACCGAAACCGTGGGCTGCTGGACCGCGGAAAGCGAAGTTGCCGACATATTGCGCGAAGTCGAGAGCGCGCATGACGACTGCCAGATTGGCAGTTATCCTTTCTTTCGCGAAGGCCGGGTGGGCGCAAACTTCGTAGTCCGCTCGACCAGCGCCGAAGTGCTCGCGAGCGCGGTGGACACGCTTTGCGAAGCGCTTGGCGAGGAAGGGCATGACTTCACGCCCGGTGGGATATAG